In Desulfomonile tiedjei DSM 6799, a genomic segment contains:
- a CDS encoding diguanylate cyclase has protein sequence MTLASSRHEHRDGPAILVVDDDEMVRDIVVESIKAAGFHAEVSEDGSDALEKNAKNKYDLIITDMRLPGMDGLTLIKKLKSNNSSTDVIVMTGYGTIENAVECMKAGALEYLIKPFTVDQIQVAVRKAIELRELRRRAMEREFYRELSYVDPLTGVHNRRYLDEALRNEVQKALRLGTSFLVLMIDIDDFKIYNDRNGHQKGDEALSKIGNLLKSVCRVYDIVVRYGGEEFAIVCPGANLEHASELAGRILRGIEAEPFDGEDLLPSGILTVSIGLACFPVHAKNAEDIIRCADLALYAAKKKGKNNIVIARVPK, from the coding sequence ATGACATTAGCTTCCTCGCGGCACGAACATAGAGACGGACCTGCAATCCTTGTAGTCGATGACGACGAAATGGTCAGGGATATAGTGGTTGAATCAATCAAAGCTGCGGGTTTTCACGCCGAAGTCAGCGAAGACGGCTCTGATGCATTGGAAAAGAATGCAAAGAATAAATACGACCTCATAATTACTGATATGAGACTACCCGGAATGGACGGGCTTACTTTAATTAAGAAGTTGAAGTCGAATAACAGTTCCACCGACGTAATCGTGATGACAGGATACGGGACGATAGAAAACGCGGTGGAATGTATGAAAGCAGGGGCTCTCGAGTACCTTATCAAACCTTTCACGGTAGACCAGATACAAGTAGCGGTTCGGAAAGCCATTGAATTGCGAGAATTGCGTCGAAGGGCCATGGAAAGAGAATTCTATCGTGAACTCTCCTACGTGGACCCGCTCACGGGCGTTCACAATCGCAGGTACTTGGACGAAGCTCTGCGAAATGAAGTGCAAAAGGCCTTGCGATTGGGCACTTCATTCCTAGTGCTCATGATCGACATCGACGATTTCAAGATTTACAACGATCGAAACGGCCATCAAAAGGGTGACGAAGCCTTATCCAAGATAGGAAACCTGCTCAAATCGGTATGCCGCGTGTACGATATTGTCGTGCGGTATGGAGGCGAAGAATTCGCGATCGTGTGCCCCGGAGCGAATCTCGAACATGCTTCGGAGCTGGCGGGAAGAATTCTCAGGGGAATCGAGGCCGAACCGTTCGATGGCGAGGATTTGCTACCTTCCGGAATTTTGACTGTTTCCATAGGGTTGGCGTGCTTCCCGGTACATGCAAAAAATGCAGAAGACATCATTCGCTGTGCCGACCTGGCGCTGTATGCGGCAAAGAAAAAGGGCAAGAACAATATCGTGATTGCCCGTGTGCCGAAATAA